CGCCTTCGGGGCATCGAGTGCAACGCGCCCGACGGGTACGCCGAAGCGTTCCACGCGCGCAAGCTCGTCATGGGGCTGGGCAGGCCATGAGCAGCACGAAAGTCCTGCCGCTCGCCGACCTGCTCGCGCGCGATCTCGATTACATCTGCGGCAACCTGCGCGAGGAGTTCGGCCGCATGGCCGGCTCGACGCTCCTCATCACCGGCGGCGCGGGCTTCCTCGGCTATTACCTCGTGCTGGCTGCGGTGCACTTCAACCGCACCGCCGCGCGCGGCCAGCCGATCCGGATCACGGTGTGGGACAACTTCGCCCGCGGGGAGCCGCAATGGCTGCGCGAACTCGGCGGCGAACCGAATCTGCGCGTGCAACGCTGCGACCTGATCGAGCCGTTGCCGCACGACATGCCGGAGTTCCGCTGGATCATCCACGCCGCCGGCATCGCCTCGCCGCCCGTGTACCGCAAGTATCCGCTGAAGACCATCGACGCCAACATCAACGGCCTGCGCAACCTCCTCGACTACAGCGTCCGCGCACAGGAGCGAGGCAGGCCGGTGGAAGGCTTCCTGTTCTATTCCTCCAGCGAGATCTACGGCGACCCGGACCCCCAGTGGATCCCGACGCCGGAAGATTATCGCGGCAACGTATCGTGCACGGGCCCGCGCGCCTGCTATGACGAGTCCAAGCGCTTCGGCGAAACCCTGTGCGTCGTGTACGCGCAGCAACACGGCATCGCCACGCGCATGGCCCGGCCATTCAACAACTACGGGCCTGGACTGAAGATCACCGACCGGCGCGTGATCCCGGACTTCGCGCGCGACATCCTCGCCGGGCGCGACATCGTCATGTATTCCGACGGCAGCCCGATGCGCACGTTCTGCTATTCCGCCGATGCGATCACCGGCTATTACAAGGTGCTGGTGCGGGGGCGTAACGGCGAGCCCTACAACATCGGCACGGCCGGCCCGGAGATCTCCATGGCGGAGCTCGCGCGACGCATCACCTCGGTGGCGCACGATACGCTCGGCTACGGCGGGCGCGTCGTGCACCAGGCCAACCAGGAGGCGGCCTACCTCGTGGACAACCCGAGCCGGCGCTGCCCCGATGTGTCCAAGGCGCGCGCCGAACTCGGCTACGAGCCGACCATCGGCGTCGACGAGGGCCTCGCGCGCACGCTCAACTGGTACGTGCACAATCCCGTTGCGGAGGATGCGTGACGCGCATCTCCGTCATCGGGACGGGCTACGTCGGCCTGGTCTCCGGTGCCTGTTTCGCCGAGATCGGGCACAGCTGCACCTGCGTGGACATCGACGCCGCCAAGGTCGCGCGCATCAACCGCGGCGAGGCGCCGATCCACGAGGCAGGCCTCGCCGAGCTGCTCGGCCGCCACGTCGGCAAACGCCTTACCGCCACGACCGACCTCGCACGCGCGGTGCGCGACTCCGACATCACCTTCATTGCGGTCGGCACGCCGTTCGACGGCGAACGCATCGACCTCGGCTTCATCCGCGAAGCGGCGCGGCAGATCGGGGCGGCCCTGCGCGACAAGGATTCCTACCACGTCGTGGTCGTGAAGAGCACGGTGGTGCCCGGCACCACCGACGGCGTCGTGCGCCCCATCATCGAGCAGGCGAGCGGGCGCCCTGCAGGCGCAGGCTTCGGGCTCGGCATGAATCCCGAGTTCCTG
This genomic interval from Gammaproteobacteria bacterium contains the following:
- a CDS encoding NAD-dependent epimerase/dehydratase family protein, which translates into the protein MSSTKVLPLADLLARDLDYICGNLREEFGRMAGSTLLITGGAGFLGYYLVLAAVHFNRTAARGQPIRITVWDNFARGEPQWLRELGGEPNLRVQRCDLIEPLPHDMPEFRWIIHAAGIASPPVYRKYPLKTIDANINGLRNLLDYSVRAQERGRPVEGFLFYSSSEIYGDPDPQWIPTPEDYRGNVSCTGPRACYDESKRFGETLCVVYAQQHGIATRMARPFNNYGPGLKITDRRVIPDFARDILAGRDIVMYSDGSPMRTFCYSADAITGYYKVLVRGRNGEPYNIGTAGPEISMAELARRITSVAHDTLGYGGRVVHQANQEAAYLVDNPSRRCPDVSKARAELGYEPTIGVDEGLARTLNWYVHNPVAEDA